The window TTGCCCAAGAAATAAATAGAAATCAAATAGCAATGTCTCCACCACTAATAGTTGTGGGAAGGCTGGAATAAGTTATATATAGCAAATGGCAAATAGCTGACACTCACAGCTCTTGTTAGTTCATAAGCTGCAGTTGCTCAACATAACTACAAGAACAGATGACACTATACAGCAGCTTTTAAGATAAAGATAAGGCAAAAAGACAAAATTATGGTGGTTAATCTAAAAATACAGTGCAGTTGCTATACAAATGATGGCATTATAAAAACAATATGAGCACGTGCTATTGAAGTGTTCTCAGAAGCTTTGGTGTATATCCAATAGCATAATAACATAGCCCACACATGCGATGTGATACAGCCTACCAGTTTCTGGTTTTTTTTGTGCAAATTGGAATATTTATGATGTTGATGGATGTACTTTAGATCATATGATCCAGataatgtgaaaaaaaaattaagacataAAAACAAAATTAGATTATCATATACCTAAACTCAACCACATGGCCGGCAATTTCACAAAGCTCAAAGCATCTGGTTCTGTTGCTCTTGAATTCACCCAAGATAGATGATGGGAAAAATCCATCTATCTTATTTGCAGCTTCAGAATGCCAAGAGCCCAGAACACCTCCAGTTAGATTTCTTAAGTTAGGATAATAACACATGTTTTTCTCATCAAAACTAAGAGGGTTGCCAGGTGCAAATGGAGAAGAAATAGAACTTGCTAAAGGACTTCCAGGATAAGAAGTGGCAAGGCAAAAACCTGGGTTACCATAATAATTATGATCTAGAACCCCAGATTTAGCCAGATTTGGCATAGCATACTGCTTCTGTGTTCGAAATAAAGACTCGTTGTAAGCTTTCTGGATCCCAAGTACATCTGCATATGGGCCTAGATAACCGCTCTCAAAGGAAGGATCAGAACAGTTAGCTTCCACATAAGCAGCATATTCAGCAGTCATCCACTGTTCAACATGAATTGAATCATTAAGGGATGCCTGAAGAGCAGTTGGATTGCCTAATCCAATACGAGTTTGAAAATCTGCTTGCCCAACAGAATTTTGTGGTGAAAAGACTCTACCTCCTAAAGTCCTGCACCCCATACTAGGAGATGCAATTGGAGATGAGATATTAGTATTTTCCACTGTCAGAGGCAAAGTTTCCAAGCCAACATGATTGATCATTCTTGCCGACAATCCTGGATTTTCAGAATCTGCATTCAGCCCAGAAATTGCAAAAGATGCATCAACATTCTCATAGGGAGAAGACAAACCACCATTTGCAGTAATATAACATGAGCGCGCTTCCAAATATGAATTGATAGAGGCAGCAGGAGATTTTTGAGATTCAATTAACCCATTTAAACCTGAACTTGAAGTTCTCAAGTCCACTTGACCTCCAGAACTTCTAAGGGAATGAATGTAAGCAGACTTCCTAGACTTTGGAATACCCTGAGTATCAAAACATTCTTGATCAGAACACTTGAGGATAGGTTGCGTCTCAACCTTGTTCTGGCCCAAATGTGAAGCAAAAAGAAGATTCTGACTATCATCAAATTTTTGCAGAATTTTTGACTTTGTGATATTTTCATCAACTATTGAACCAGAAGTTGATAAATTAATATTGGATAAAGAAGCTGAAACATCATCAGTTTCAACTGTATCCGATGGCAAAACGTTGAAGGAAGATGAACTCTGCGTTATCCTGTCAGGAGTGTCAATCCTAGAACCAATTTGGGGGAAGCACAGACTCGTAGCTCTGGCAGCATGCTTGGTATCCATAGTATTGCTTCGCTGCAGGGAGGAGCTGACTACAGATGCATAATTGTGACAGAATGATGTACCAACTTTCTCATGCCCATTGTCACTTTTTGCACTGAATCCTTCTCCATCTAATGTGCATACTTTGTGTGATGCAAAGTGTGTGCTGGAAGAAGCCAATTGTTCAAGACCATTAGCAAAAGCATTATGACTTGCAAGGTGTAAGGAATGGCTTGAACTTGGACTTTCGTACACAACTTCATGCTGAAAAATTCAATAGTCAAATTATACCAAGGATGATTCTATCCAGAACAAATATCAAAAACTATTTATGTCTGTTGTTCAAGAATGGAGCGACAATATAACAAAAAAACAACACACTGACCCCATCAATTTCTTCGTATACTAACTGCTACATCTGTGGTTCACTAAGCTGTCTAATTATCAGAGAAGGAACTTGGCATCTAACAAAGTTATTAAGTCACACTtccttttcttgtttttttttttcaacacttgagTAGACAATGTAATCTTTCTAGAACTATGGTCCACTATGTCAATGGAAGTTAAGTGGCCCTGCGACTTCATATTTTCTACAAAACCAACATCGAAAACCATTCGTTTCATTCTTATAACTTTGTGCAAAGGGATTTTAGTGACAACATTGAAGATCCAACATACTTAAACCAAAAGGATCCACAAATCCCTGAAATATTAGGGGAAATAATTCATGATTTATATATACCCTGTCATATACCGACAAAGTATTCCAACAAACTGATTGTGGCAGTTGATCTGAGTTAACCTGCAGGTTATTCTGTTTCTTGTAGAATCATAAACAAATTTTTCATTCAAAGCAAATCAAAAAAGGTCAACTTTCATTGAAAAATAGAACAGGAAGTCACGTGGACACTAAATTGGCATTTAGATCATACCAAATCAACGTCTGGAAAGATATATGCCCAAATACAGATTCAACTCTAGCATCTAAGTTTTATGCATTATCTTCCTTGGACAGACCATAGTTTCCAGAGAATTTAcctaagtaaaaataaaaaactgaATCAAAGCAATAAAGTATTTCTTTAAAAAATGCCCAAATATAAGGAAGCATAATAGTAATTTGAGCTATCAATGTGCAATTACAATATACCCAAAACAGTTGAACCTGAATATACACAAGCAGAACTGCATGATTATAGCGAGTAAGATTAATGGATTACCTGCACTACATCAGCAAAACTCATCTGGCGCCTGAGCAATAGACCATTAAATACATCTCCTCTTTCCACCCATTCCCCTGATCCAGGTATCTTTCTTTGCTTTGCCAGTTGCTCCTCCAGCGCACTAAAGATTGCCTGTTTagagaggagagatcttccatcCTCTTCCTCCCCTCCATTGGTTATCCCATCATTCATCCCTCTCATCAAAGAGTCTCCCACAAGTAGCCTCTGTGTGGATCGCCAGTCCTCCTTCGAGAGAACTGGCGGCGGCAGACGGGGGTTCAGATTCATATTCGAGTAATAGTAGGAGATGTACGCCGGATTGGAaaggagttcctcctccggtgaAATCTCATACCCATTCTTTACAGTGGAAAAATCTGGCACGCCCAGTGCACTCTCGCGCCTAAAGATCTCTCCCACGGCCGTGAGAGAACCTTCGACAGTGGGCGGCGCGGATCCACTCCGGAAAACACTGAGCTCCCTTTCATTATCCCTCTCCTCTCGCCTTCTCCCGGTCGAGCCCTCGAAATCCTGTCCGCCAAAACCATCCCCACTGCTCCCGGTCACAGACCGAACACCCATATTCGGCATCATATCAATTTCTTGTCGTCGAACCTTCTGTCGACGCGATAGCAAGGGAAAAAATCAACTCAACAACGAAGAAAATGAAAGAAACAAAGGAGGGGAAAATGCAGCTTTCGTAGCTCCAAACCTCAAAAACTAAAAGACTTGGGTTCCAGCGAACAAAATGGTATCTTTCACTATAAAATCGACAAGATACATCATTTCGTAGTCCAGAGCTCAAGCTCCTCGAATCAAGCTCAGAGAACACGAAGATTGAGTCCGAACACGCAAACTTCCGCTCTTCACTGAGGAATCAGAGAAAAAGGCTACGATCTTTAACTAAATCTCTAAC is drawn from Zingiber officinale cultivar Zhangliang chromosome 1B, Zo_v1.1, whole genome shotgun sequence and contains these coding sequences:
- the LOC121986443 gene encoding pumilio homolog 3-like, which codes for MMPNMGVRSVTGSSGDGFGGQDFEGSTGRRREERDNERELSVFRSGSAPPTVEGSLTAVGEIFRRESALGVPDFSTVKNGYEISPEEELLSNPAYISYYYSNMNLNPRLPPPVLSKEDWRSTQRLLVGDSLMRGMNDGITNGGEEEDGRSLLSKQAIFSALEEQLAKQRKIPGSGEWVERGDVFNGLLLRRQMSFADVVQHEVVYESPSSSHSLHLASHNAFANGLEQLASSSTHFASHKVCTLDGEGFSAKSDNGHEKVGTSFCHNYASVVSSSLQRSNTMDTKHAARATSLCFPQIGSRIDTPDRITQSSSSFNVLPSDTVETDDVSASLSNINLSTSGSIVDENITKSKILQKFDDSQNLLFASHLGQNKVETQPILKCSDQECFDTQGIPKSRKSAYIHSLRSSGGQVDLRTSSSGLNGLIESQKSPAASINSYLEARSCYITANGGLSSPYENVDASFAISGLNADSENPGLSARMINHVGLETLPLTVENTNISSPIASPSMGCRTLGGRVFSPQNSVGQADFQTRIGLGNPTALQASLNDSIHVEQWMTAEYAAYVEANCSDPSFESGYLGPYADVLGIQKAYNESLFRTQKQYAMPNLAKSGVLDHNYYGNPGFCLATSYPGSPLASSISSPFAPGNPLSFDEKNMCYYPNLRNLTGGVLGSWHSEAANKIDGFFPSSILGEFKSNRTRCFELCEIAGHVVEFSTDQYGSRFIQQKLETATTKEKNMVFDEIMPHALSLMTDVFGNYVVQKFFEHGSSTQKRELANHLNGHVLALSLQMYGCRVIQKAIEVVDFDQKVKMVSELDGHVMYCVRDQNGNHVIQKCIECVPQDAIQFIISTFYNQVVTLSTHPYGCRVIQRVLEHCDNPNTQHIVVDEILQSVCMLAQDQYGNYVVQHVLEHGKPDERSLIIRKLTGRIVQMSQQKFASNVIEKCLFFGNLQERKLLVNEILGSTDENQPLQVMMKDQFANYVVQKVLETCDDQQRELILLRIKVHLDALKKYTYGKHIVARVEKLIVTGEKRIGLESSYPSQTPA